The Spirosoma sp. SC4-14 DNA window TGTTTGCGTTGTAGATTATTGCGAACGATCAGGAAGCCCTCGTTATCGGTAAATATTTTTATGAGCAGTGGCGCTTTGACCGAGACAACATTATGTTTTACCGCATTTTCGACCAGAAGCTGGAGCGTTATGGGCGGAAGCAGGCTTTTCTGGTAGGTCTGATCCACCGAAATTTCGAGATCAATTGCCTGACCGTATCGCGTTTTTAGTAGATGATAATAGGAGCCAATAAACGTCAATTCTCTCGCCAGCGGAATGAGCTCGTGGTCGCTGGCCTGGAGCAAATAGCGATACACATTGGAGAGTTCATCAACAAAGCGCTCGGCTTTTGGCGGATTGTCGGCAATGAGTGACGACAGCGAATTAAGACTATTGAACAGAAAGTGAGGGCTAAGCTGGGCCTGTAATGCCCGCATCTGCATCTCGGCTACTTCATGCTGTAGCTGTTGCAGGGTTTGCCCGGCTCTGTTTTGTTCGTATTGCCGTTGCTCTCGTTCTCGGGCGAGTGCCTGTTCGAATAGGGCCTTCTTGACGGCTGCGCGCCGATGGCGATAGGTTAAGCCCAGCGAAAAAAAGAGTAGTTCGAGGAGTATGCCAATTTGCAGGTAGGTTAGTGGAGTTCGCCAGAAGGCCGGGCCGAAGTCTGGCAAAACCATTGTCAGAATCATGGCTACTAAGGCTCCTGATACCAGCATAGCCGATCCGGTGATGAAAAAACGGGTAATGGGATCTCTACGCTTATAAATGATAGCGACAAGGTAGCCCGATAAGAGAGCCATACTGATTCGCACTACCGTATGAATAAGTTCATGAACGGGCTGTTGCCAATAATCCGTCAGGAAGCAAACGATGAGTTCAATCCCAATATAGAGGCCAAGTCCTGACTGTATGAATCGAAAAAGAGACAGCAGGTGTGGGCGATATTGCCGCAGATTCAGAAAAGCAATGGTAAAGTCGTAATAAACCAGATAGGCAAGCATAGGGCCGGTGATCCGCACAAAATCGGAGGTTTTCTCGGGCAAATCGTCTGCCGACCGTAAGGGGAAGTAAATAAACCAGATTAGCAGATAAACGGTATAAAGACCATAAATACGTTCGCGATAG harbors:
- a CDS encoding histidine kinase; this translates as MVYETWLFLFLGMMAAILLYNIVQWAFYRERIYGLYTVYLLIWFIYFPLRSADDLPEKTSDFVRITGPMLAYLVYYDFTIAFLNLRQYRPHLLSLFRFIQSGLGLYIGIELIVCFLTDYWQQPVHELIHTVVRISMALLSGYLVAIIYKRRDPITRFFITGSAMLVSGALVAMILTMVLPDFGPAFWRTPLTYLQIGILLELLFFSLGLTYRHRRAAVKKALFEQALAREREQRQYEQNRAGQTLQQLQHEVAEMQMRALQAQLSPHFLFNSLNSLSSLIADNPPKAERFVDELSNVYRYLLQASDHELIPLARELTFIGSYYHLLKTRYGQAIDLEISVDQTYQKSLLPPITLQLLVENAVKHNVVSVKAPLLIKIFTDNEGFLIVRNNLQRKQVNRLLSTKKGLQNINRKYQLLNQPTIDIAERDHSFDVIVPLIPEASPVVFQSTAYSLRQRHQT